Below is a window of Bacteroidales bacterium DNA.
AGTGCGGTAAAATTCATTTTTTTAGATTATAAACTCCTTATTTTCTGATGTTTGTTTTTTTGGAATTTTAAATTTTTAGCAAATGTCACAACTCAGGAACAATCCATTTTTTGGGGTAAAAATGAAAAAATCAGACGTTGATTTATTATAAAAGTTATGAAAAAATACGGATTAATAAATCATATATTATCATAATTTTTCTGCGTTAATCTGTGTCTGATTTTTTTAACGTTGATAAAAAACTTTACTGAACTTTGAAAGTTTAGTAAAGTACCCCATTGTTCTATATCAAAGGAATTAATAATTCAACTCTTGTGCCCGAAGCGTTTCCGTTGGCATCTTTAAGGTCGGTATATGTTATTTCGATATTCATGTTTTTTATAGCATGAAGAATATCCATGCGCTGCTTGTTTATTGCAGTACCGAATGATTGATGTTTTATGTTTTTTATCCGTTTTAGTTCCATTGCTTTTTCACGTCCTATGCCGTTATCTTCTATACTGCATAAAATATATTCTTTTTCATTAACTTTCTTTAAACTGCATTCGAGCAGTAATTTCTTTTCTCCTTCTTTTGGCACAAGTGCGTGTAGTATGGCATTTTCGATATATGGCTGAATAAGCAAAGGAGGTATTTCATTTTCTTCGGGGTTTATTTTTTCTTCAATTTTTACTTCGAAGCTAAAGCAATCATCAAACCTTAGCGATTCGAGTTCAACATATAGTTTAACGGCAGTTATTTCATCATTTATAGGTACAAGCTGACTTTGGCTGTTTTTTAAAATCAACCGCATTAAGCTTGCAAACTTACTCAAGTATCTGCTCGATTCGAGTTTTTCGTTTTTTAAAATAAAATTATTTATTGAATTTAATGAATTGAAAATAAAATGCGGATTCATTTGCTTGCCCAATGCCTGAAACATAAAATGATTGAGGTTTTTTTCGAGTTTGTTCCGGTTTTTTATATTCCTTATTGTTATAATATATATTGATGAAATTATTATAAAAATTACAAATACAACTATAGTTCTGAACCACCATGTTTGCCAGTATGGTGGATTAATTACAAAATCAATAGTAGCAGGTTTGCTGCTCCATACTCCATCTTCGTTGCTTGCATAAACTATAAATTTATATTGCCCATGTGGTATAAAGGGATATGTTATTGTATTTATAGTTGAATAATGCCAGTTATCATCTATGCCTTGAAGCTTGTATTTATATAAAAGTTTTCCCGCATTTCTGTATGAAAGTCCAACAAATGAAATATTAATGTAATTCTGATTATATTTTAAAGTATAATTACTTTTAATGGAAGTATCCTTTTCCATTATGCGCATTTTTGTGATATAAACCGGAGGCGCAATTTTATTGGTTGAAACTTTGTAATAATTAAATATTGTTATTCCCTGTTTAGTGGCAAGATAAACATTGGAATCATTCACATAAACTTTATTGATTTCATTTGAAATCAATCCTTTTATGGTTGTATAATTTTCAATCTTAAAATCATTTAATTTTACCGTATTCAAAATTATTTTATTCAATCCATTAAGTGTAGCAACCCATAATACTTCTTTGCTATAACATAATGAAGTGATTTTGTTGCTTGTAAGTCCGTTTTTAATTGAGAACTGTTGTTTTAAAGAATCGCCCGATAATACTAATACTCCGTAATCATCTGTTCCTACAAAGACCACGCCATTAATCTCACAAACATCGTTTATTCTATTTTTTAGGAGTTTGTTTTTATTTCCATAGTTAACATATTTATAAGTAATATTTTTATTTGAACCTTTTTCATGTAATTTCCACAACCCGTTTATTGTTGCCAACCATATTCCACCATCTTTGCTTTCGGATAGTGAATATGTTTTTAGTTCAAAATCCTGACATAAATAACTATCATAAATAATAATATCATTATTAACTTTAACTAAACCATGATTCACACCAAGAAATAAATATTTGTTTTTTAATAAAATATTATAAACAATATAAGAAGGTTGATAAAGTGAAATAGTCCTTTTATCTACTTTATGTTTATTAAAGTAACTGTATAAAACATTATCAGTTACATTGCGAATTTTTTTTAATTTTCCATTAAAAAAATAATATAAATATTGTGAAGTTCCAAACCATATTTTGTTGTTTAAAGTATCATTATAGAAACAATATATATCAGATTTAACTTCATCGGGAACTTGTTTATATTTTAATTTGTGTTTATCTATTGACATTAAAATACCATTACTCTTACCTGCTTTAAAAGAATTATTTTTTTTAAAAATAATGCAATTAACATTATTATCGGTATTTTTTTCATCAAAATAATTTTGTATTTTAAGTGAAGGAATATAATAAACTCCATCATCGAGTGTTGTAACCCACATACCCTTTTCATTATCTATTAATGTTGATGAAACAGATTTTCCGGGAAAATAATTTTCAGGAGGATTATCAAAATCACCTTTTCGATAACAATGTAACCCATTTTTATAAATCGATAGCCAAATATTATTTTCAATGTCCTTGCTCAACCATGTAATAAAAGAAGGGTATTTTATTAGTTTATCAAGTTTATAATTTTTAATAATGTGTAAGTGTGAACTATAAGAATATAAAAAAAGATTTGTGTAATTTTCAATAAAAAAACTCAAATTATTAATTTTTTTTTCAGGTGAAAATGGAATTATAAATTTAAAATTGCTATTAATTTTATGTATAGATATTCTTGCTTTTCCTTTTATGACATGGTCAGTTCCCACCTGATAAGTTTCTTCTTTTTTGGGAAGCAACACGCAAGGTCTAATTAATCCAAAATCATTTTTTGTAACATTTCCTTTATCAGTAATTTCAATTAAGCCATAATAATGTACACTAATAAAAACATGTTCATTTTTATTAACTCTAAATCCTAACTTAACATAATTTGGAGTTTCCTTAAAAACTTTTTGCAGTTGTTCATTGTATTTATACTTATATATTTTGCCATTATAGTAATACGAAAGTTTGCACGAAACCGATATAAACCATAATCTTCCTTTGTAGTCCTCGTATATTTCGAGAGTTGAATTTTCAGGCAATCCGTTTGAGGTATTAAAGTTTTCGAATTTATATCCATCAAATCTGCTCACACCATTGTTGGTTGCAAACCACATATAACCCTGCCTATCCTGAATTACATGAAAAACTTCCGACGAAGGCAAGCCGTCTTTTACAGAGTATTGTTTAAAAAGAGGTGTTTGTGAATATGAAAAAAATATAATCCAGATAAGTAATATAAACAGACAAATTCTTTTTGACATAAAGCTAAATTTGGTTCTATAATGGACATTGCAGGTAATAAGAATTGCTACAGATTATTCGCTTTTTTTTTCTTTTTAAGATGCTCATGAGAACGCTTCGGTTAAGTTCTTAGATTATAAAATAATTATTTTTGTTACTAAACTTTTAAAGTTTAGTAAAGCTTAATAAGAAAAATTTAATTTATTTTACAATCCAATGGATTACCACACAGGAATTTTTCAACATCAATTGCAGCCATGCAACCCGAGCCGGCGGCGGTTATTGCCTGACGGTAAATTTCGTCCTGAACATCTCCTGCAGCAAACACTCCCTGTACGCTTGTTTGAGTAGTTCCGTGTTTTGTAATTATGTAGCCGTTTTCATTTGTCTCAAGTTGACCTCTAAAAACTTCGGTGTTTGGATGATGTCCGATGGCAACAAAGAATCCCTGAATATCTAGTTTTACTTCCTTTTTATTTTTTAAATCTTCAAGCAATAACCCTTCAACAGCATGTTCGCCGAGAATATCCTTTATAATATGACTGTAAAGAATTTTAATATTAGGAATTTTTGAAATTTTTTCCTGCATATATTTTGAAGCACGGAATTCATTTCTTCTGTGAATTAAATAAACAGTTTTGCAAATTCCCGCAAGATATGAAGCTTCTTCAGTAGCAGTATCGCCGCCGCCTACAATAGCAACATCCTGTTCTTTGTAGAAAAATCCGTCGCACTGGGCACAAGCAGAAACTCCGAATCCAGCAAGTCTTTTTTCCGATTCAATTCCGAGCCATTTTGCAGTTGCACCGGTAGCAATAATTATTGTTTCTGCTAATATTTGTTTATTATCATCAGTAAAAATCGCAAAAGGTCTTTTAGAAAAATCAACCTTGGAAATTAATCCGAACCGTATTTGAGTATCAAATTTTTCTGTTTGCTTCTGCATAAGTTCCATGAGTTCCGGTCCACCAACACCACGCGGAAAACCAGGAAAATTTTCGACATCAGAAGTTATGGTTAATTGTCCGCCGGGTTGTAATCCCTGATACAAAACAGGATTTAATCCGGCTCTCGCTGTGTATATAGCGGCAGTATATCCGGCAGGTCCGGAACCTATTATCAGGACTCTTATTTTTTCAATCTCTTCGCTCATGATTTTTTACAGTTTAACAATTCAGCAATTTAACAATACAATTTATGTTTTTATTTAACCAATTCATTAAAGTAGCTAAGATATTTATTTTTCTGCGATTCGAAAGAATATTTTTCTTCAACGGTTTTTCTTCCGTTAACTCCGAATTTTTTTCGTAAATCTTCCGAATCTATCAGTAATGAAAGCTTTTCAACCCATTCTTCATTTTCGCATGCAAGATAACCATTAACACAATTTTCAATTATATCAGTATTAACTCCTACGGGCGACATTATTGCAGGTATTTCCAAAGCCATATACTGAAGTCCCTTGAAACCGCATTTTCCTTTTGCCCACTCATCATCGGGAAGTGGCATGATGCCGATATCAAATTCACTCATATCTTCAATTTCTTTTTCTTTGCTCCATTTGCAGAAAGTGAATTCAACTTCGTTTGAATGAAAAGGAACGTCGGAAATCATTTTAAAATAAACTTTATCGTTGTATATTTCTTTTATTTTTTTCAGAAAGGGAACAGCAAGTTGAAGATGTTTCAAAGTAGTTGAAGAGCCAGTCCATCCTATACAAATTCTGTTGTCTTTTTTAAAAATCGATTTTTTTTTATAAAGAAAAGCGTCAATTGTTGTGGGAACAATTTTAACATTTTTGTTTTTTTGCAGTGCAAAATCAGCGAGGTATGAATTACCAACAAAAACCATATCTGAAAGTTGGGTTATTTCAGATGTTTTCATGGGATTTTTCAGCCATGCAAGATTATTGTTGCCTTCGGAAACATCGTTAAGCCATATTGCATCGTCGAAATCAAGAATTATTTTTGCTTTTGATTTTTTAAATTGTTTTTCAAAAAATGTTGTTCCCAGCATAAATGCTTCGCGATAGATGAAAATAATATTAAATTCCGAAGCCCGCTGTAAATCTTTTAACCGGTGAAAAAAACTTTTTAATAATATTCTGAATTTTTGAAAATATTTACTTTTTGAATAAAAAGCAATATCATCTTTTTCGTTAATTATATATGAAATTTCGTAATCGTAACCGTTACTTTTAAGGAAGCTGAGATATTGTTCGAAGCGAAATCGTTGTCCCGGAGACCTTCCCGGACGATGAGGTGCTATATATAAAATCTTCTTCACTCCAAATAATAATTCTGATTATACTTTAATTTTAAGGTTTGCGAGCAGCGATTCGAAAAGAATTCTGCCGTCGGTATTAAATAATTCTTCGTCTGATGCTCTTTCGGGATGGGGCATCATTCCGAAAACATTTCTGTTTTTATTGCAAATGCCTGCAATATTATCGAGTGAACCATTAGGGTTTGAAGCATCGGAGCAGATTCCTTTCTCATCACAATACCTGAATAATATCTGGGCGTTTTTTTTAAGGTTTTCGAGAGTTGTGTCATCAGCGTAAAATCTGCCTTCAGCATGAGCAATAGGTATTTTAAGGGGCTTTTTTAAATCAGTTTCAGAAGTTAAAATTGTATTTTTTGTTTCGGTTTTTATATAAATATTTTTACAAATAAATTTCTGATTTATATTACGCAGCAAGGCACCCGGCAATAACCCCGCTTCACAGAGGATTTGAAATCCATTGCAAATGCCCATGAGATAACCGCCGTTTTTTGCGTATTCAATAATTTTTTCCATTATCGGAGAAAACCTTGCTATTGCTCCGGAACGAAGATAATCGCCATAAGAAAAACCACCAGGAAGTATTATGAATTGGCAGTTTTGAAGGTTTGTATCTTTGTGCCAGAGTTTAACCACTTCTTGCTTCATGATGGTTTCAAGCACATAAATAATATCCTGGTCGCAGTTTGAGCCCGGAAAAATAACAACACCGAATTTCATTTTATTTTAATTTTGTTTCAAAGATAATAAAAATTGAAAATTAAACAATTTAGCAATTCAACAATGCAACAAAAAACCAGTTTTCAAATAAATTTAAAAACAACAACAGCAGACACAATGAGCCATAGTACTGTTTCTGCAAATTTTTTGTTTTTATTTTCCATGAGATATTTAGAAATAAAAATTGTAACAGGAATATAAATCAGCAAGAAATGAGTTATTGATTTTTTATTAAGAAATAAAAAAGTAATTATAAAAAATAAGAAAAACCATATTAATATGGAATGAAATTTCCGGAGTTTTATGATATATTCCGCAACACCCCTGATTTTTTTAATCCACGAAAAAACTATAATTAAAGTTATTATTAAAATAAAAATAAAATAAATATCAGCAATAAAATATATTCTTGAAGTTAATGTTCCGTAGAAATGTGAAGTAAAAAAATAATCAAGTTTATCGAACCAGAAATAATAAGTAAGTACAAAGCAGTAGGGGAGCAGGAATCCGGAGAATAAAATGAACAATTCCCTTAAATTTGTTGAACGCAGAATAATCAAACTTATAAAAGCAACCGGTAAAATAAAAGCCGAGGGAAAATAAAAAAGTGAAGCAATTGAGATGAAAAACGAAGAATTGAAAATGTTTTTATCACTTTTTTCTTCTTTTTCATAAAAAAGTAAAGTGGAATTTAATGCAAGCAGAATAAACAAATTTGCAATAATAACAGGATTGAAATTTATGAATGTATTGTTGCTGCATAAAAGTAAAATATAAATAAATGCTGTGAGATAGCTGTTTTTTATAAATTCGAGATTTGTAGCAATATTATTGATGATTAATGCCTGTGAAATAATTAAAATTATTCCTGTTAACATTGAAACAATTTTAAATGAGTTTATAAAACCGGCTAATATCTCAAAAAACGGCATTGCTCCCGATGTATTTATTTCGGCAGGTTGGGCAAATGACAGCAAAAACAAAATAATAGCAACAAGAGGAATGAAGATAAGAGTAATAGTATGACTTGAAGAGAAAAATTTTAACATTTTAATATTTCAATATATCTAATTTTGTTAAAGGTCGTTTATTTTTGTGCCATATAAAATCTTTCAGATATAAGTTGCTTCTGTCGTTATTTTTGGGTGGATGAAGCACAGCTTTTGGTTTGCTGATGAATTTAATTCTTTTAACCTTTTTGTCTTTAAGATAAATTATCAGGTTAGCTGCTTCGGCTTTGTTAATGCCCATATACAATCCTTTATCATCTTCAACATAATAAATAGTTTCTCCGTTGCCGTTTACCATAACTTTATACAACTGATTATTTTTTACATAACCGAGCATGTTTCTTCCTTTTATCTGGTTATATCTGCCTGTGTCTTTCTGCGAGATTATAAATGCATTTTCATTCATGTATATTGATTCTATCTCTTTATTTTTTAATCTTATTTCGGTGTATTTTGCTGTAAGCTGATTTTCATCTGACCATAAAATAGGAGTAATATAAAGTTTTATTATGGAATCACTGAGTGCATATACAAGCGAATCGCACATTCCCTGCATATCCGATTTGAAAAACTTTGCTTTATGATAGGCAAATAATGTTTTGTGTTTTTTTGTTGAATCGGAAACTGATTTTAAAGTATCGGCATGGAGAAAAAGCGTGTCTTCTTCCATAATCTGACTTAAAAATGTTTTTCCTGTAATAAATAAATTTCCTGTTTTTTCATAATACTCCGAATAATCTCCGGTTACAGTTATTTTCTGCAAAGTATCAATTAGAATTACTTTGCCAATGGCTTTTCCAAAACCTTTATTTCTGTCGAAAAATAAACTGTCGCTTTTTATTGTTTGCTCTTTGCTTATGAGGTATGCATTTTTGTTAAACTGCGATATATCTGTATGTGAATTATACCAACCGTTTTCACAATAAATAAAATCCGAATCGCTCTTAATTGTTGTAGGACCCAGAAAATACGATGTTTTTGTTGCAGTATTATAAAGTAATGTATCACATTTAGTAACGTAATCGGGATTTATGAGCACTACATTTTTTTTAAAATAGAATTCATTTTTACCGGAATAAAAATAGCCGTAAGTGCTTGTCAGGGTATTTTCTTTGTCAACAATCTTTCCGCCGGTTGTGTATATTCCGGTGTTTTTGTTTTCATCAAATGTTAAATGTGTAGTAGTAAGAGTAATTTGTTTGTCTTTTAATATCACGTTACCTTGTATGTCGGCAATTTTTGTGTTGCCGTTATAATGAAGTATGTCGCCATATAAATTTGTAGTGTCGCTTTGCCGTACGTGAACTTTGCTGTATGCTATTAATGTATTATCTTCGCTGTTTAAATGAGCACTGTCGCAGTAAATATATACCTTGCCCTGCCACATAACCACATTCCCAATTAATCTTTTTATATTTTCGCCCATGCTTTTGTCAAATTCAAGCGAGTTTGCATTAAATTCAATTTTTTGCTTGTTTTGCGCAAAAGCCCAAATGCTATGCAAAAATAAAATGACTGTTATAAAAACAATAAAATATTTTTTACTTTTTTCCACTAACAAAATTGCTTTCTGAAAAATGGTTATCAAATCAATTAATAAAAAACAAAGATAATTGAATTTTATTATTTGGGAATATATTAGATTTTTTCGGAACTATTACAAATCTGCTAAACCACTTGCGAATTAAATTACTTGCTTATAACTTTAAATTCGGTACGTCGGTTGAGCTGTCGTCCTTTTTCGTTATCATTGGGAGCAACAGGTTGTGTGAAGCCATATCCTGCAGATGTCAATCTGCTTTTATCAATACCTTTGTTTAGCAAATAATCAACAACTGCTTTTGCTCTGTTTTCGGATAGTTTCTGATTATATTTGGCATTTCCTTTATTGTCGGTATGTCCGGAGATTTCAATTTTCAGAGTAGGCATATCCTGCAGTAATTTCAAAACTCTATCAAGTTCGGGAATTGAGGCTTTGCGAAGTGTTGATTTATTAAAGTCGAAGAAAATATTATTAAGAACGACTTTTGTTCCTGCTTCAATTTTCTTTAATGCAAAATCTTTTTTAACTTCAATGTATTCATAAGACAAAGGAATGTTTACATTTTCAGAGCTGAACATGTATCCATCGGCTTTTACGGTAACGCCGAAATTTTTTCCTGAAGGAATTGTAACAAGATATTCTCCGGTTTTATTGTCCGCCTGAATTGTAGAAATAACTTTATTTTGTTCGTTGTCGGTAATTTCAATTTCAGCTTTTATAGGTTTATTATCTGCAGCATCGGTAACAATTCCTTTAAGTCCTATCATTGATTTTTCCCTTATTTCAACAGGTTTTTCGAGCATAACTTCGCTCACAGGCTGGGCAATTGATGCGATTAAATTATCCTCCTGACTATTTATAACCGGTTTATCGGTGATATAAGTTATTTTATAAATATCGCTTCCGCCGATTCCGTTTTCCCTGTTTGATGAATAATAAGCAAAATTTGTTTTGTTGCCGAAAGCAAAATAGGTAAAATCATCACACGGCGTATTAACAGGAAAGCCCAAATTCTTGGGCTCAGACCATTTGCCATTTTCATTAACCGATTTAAAAACATCGAACCCACCCATTGAATTATGTCCTTTGGAAGAAAAATACAGAGTTTTACCATCAGCAGTAATGAAAGGAAATTCTTCGTCATAAACAGTATTTATAGTACTGCCGAGATTCAAAGGTTTTGTCCATCTGCCTTTTTCGTCTTTTGTACATAAATAAATATCGCTTCCTCCTATACCATCTTTTTTATTACTCACAAAATATAATGTGTTTCCATCAGGTGTGATTGCAGCGGAAGATTCGTGATTACGTTTTGAGTTAATTTCTTTACTCAACCTATCGGGTCTTGTCCAGCGTTTATCTTTATAAAATTCGGAAATATACAAATCACCATGTTTAGAGCCGTCATAAATGAGCATAATTTTTCCATCGCCCGACAAACCTGCAACAGCACTATTATCTTTTGCATTAGATGAATTGTCGTAATTTTCAGCGTTGCTCCATAATTTATTACTCATTTTCGTAACAAAAATATCTTCAAAATATTTATTATCAACCCTGCATATTTTTTCTCTGTTATTTTCTTTTCGTCGTGATGTGAAAAGCAAAGTTGATTCGTCGGAAGTTAGCACGGGAAAATAATCATCATACTTTGAATTTACAACACTGCTAAAATTATCAATAAAACATTTTACGGGAGACTTTGCCAGTATTTTTCCGTTTTCACATTCTGTAATTTTTTTATCAACATTATTGTTTGGATTTGCTACTCCATTTTGGTTTATATTTTTTTTATATAAATTGTATTCTTTAATTGCATCGTCCCACTTCATCGAAAACTGGTATGCTTGTCCAAGGTAATAATGCGCTTCATTTAAAGAAGTTTCATTAAGTTTTATAGCTTTAATTAAAAATTCAGTGGCTTTGCTTTTTTCATTTGTACACAGATATGTTTTTCCTATTTTTAAATTAAGTGCTGCATTGTTGGGATTAAAGTTATTTGCCTGCAAATAACATTCTAATGCATTATCATAATCTATTCCGCCAAGTTGAAAATATTCATCGCCTTTTTTTATTTGCTTTTTAGCTTTTCTTAATTCACCTTTTTTATCATGAAAAATGCTTTTTGTAAATTCTACATTCTGTGATTTTACAAAAAATCCGGTAGTTAATATTGATAAAATAAATATTATTCTGGTAATAATTTTCATCTGTTTAAATTTTGTAAGTAATTAATAATTCTGCTGTTAATTTGCTGTTCTGTTTTTTTAGCTTTTTTAGTTACTCGCTCCCGCAAAAGTCCACCCCCTCAACCCGCTCGTGAATATCCATGCATTTCTTCGTTGAAAATAGCACTGAATTTTTAATCATTTACGGTTTGTGCAACTTTTTTTGATTGCATGGATATTTCATAAAAAAATAATTTAAAGCATTAAAATATAGGACAAATCTATATTAAATTTGTTAAATTAACAAGAACGAAAAAAAATTAGTTCTATAACGTTTTATATAAATAAAAAAACCACAGATTCACGGATTTTAAAAACAATAATTTTAAATCTGTGAATCTGTGGCAAATTTATTTTTTACTTTATTTCAAGCGTACTCCCGCTTTGTATTTCAATATCGTTTTTTAATAAAACATCATTTGCGCTAATTTTTAATTATTTTTTTTGTAACTGATAAATTATTATTTAAAATCCGAACAAAGTAAATACCGCTTTTAAAAGAAGTCATATCAGTTTTATAAGTCGTAATATCTTTTAAATTTATTTTTGATTCAATAATACCAAGCATATTATAAATAATAATACTTCCATCAAATAAACTGTGAAAAGTGAAATTTAATTCTTTCTGCACAGGATTAGGTTTTATTTCAATTATATTATTTTTACTTTTTTCTATAACATTAACTGAAAAATAAAAACAAGTATCTGTTGCCTCTTGAAGTTTATTTTTATAAACATATTTTCCATCCTTGGAAACGCATAATAACAGACGGGGAGGTTCAGAACAAGAATAACCACTTGCCTGAAAAAAAACACCGAAAGTTGGTCCTATTCCTTCAATAAAAGTCAATTTTTGTTCTGGCCAATCAACATAATTAAACCTTATTTTTTTGCAACTATTTTCATAATAAACAGAATCAACAATTGCAATTGAATCTGTAAAAGTATTAGGGTTCATTTTAAATGTATCACCAACATTCAAATTCAAATCCATCGACAAGTATTCTTTTTCCTCATAAGAATCATATAACCACAGTTTACCATTAAGTGTGTCTTCATTTATAAAAAGACATTTATTATAATAAGAAGCTAAACAAATGTTTCCTCCATCTGCAAATACTATTTTTTTATACTTTCTAGTATTTATTATAGTATCAGAACAGATTGTATCTGGACATACGGTAAAACTATATGTTGCGAATCCATCACAAATTTCAACCGAAATATTCCATTCAGTAAAATTTTTTCCGTATATTGATTTATACGTTTGGCTAAACGCATTTATCGAAATCAATAAATTTATTGTAACGATAAGGCAAACAATAAATATTTTTTTCATAATATTTGATTTTAAAATTAATAAAATTATTTAGTTTATATAAAAAAGATGGTATCTTCGGAAAGATACCATCTTTACTAAATTTACGGATTCATTTTTTTAATTTCACCATAAGTTAAATCGCTTAATCCGCCTGCATCAATAGTTATATTATCATCGGTATTTATTTCGAGCACTCCATTGTTTATTAAAGTTAATTTACCTCCCGATTCTACAACAACATTTGCACTGTTTATAGTTCCATTGCCACTATACCGAAATAAGTTTTATTGTTTTATTATTTTTTTTATTTCTACATTCTTATTATTTACAATCTTTATAAAGTAAACTCCGCTCTGTAGTTCACTAATATCAACATCTGTTTTATTGTTTTTAATTTGTTGCTTTATCAATTCTTCACCGTTTAGGTTATAAATTGTAATAATGCTTTGTTCTTCTTTTTTTGGGAGTTCTATTGTTATTTGTGTGCTTGCAGGATTTGGATATATTTTTGAATTTATTCCCATTGAATTAATATCCTCAACGCTTCCTGCAAAATCATTAATTTGAAAATCATCATACATAAGTCCATCCAAATTATTTTGAATAGAATCGCTTACAAAAGAAAACCGAAACAAAATTGTATCTCCATGGGCACCGGGTAAAAGATTAAGACCACTAACACCAAAAGAAAAATGAATCCATCCATTTGAATTACCTGTAAGGACAGGTTTAGGTGGTATGTACATTACATAAAATTTATATAAAGTATCATTAATATTAACCCATGTTGTTCCATTATCATACGAAAACTCAATAGTTCCATAATCTTTTAGTGTATCCGAATTAACTTTATAATAACCTCCAATGAGGGTCATTCCTTCACCAGAAAAACCACCTGCTGGATAATCTAAAATAATAAATGAAGAAATATTGTTTTTCGGATAAGAATACAAAGTATCAGTTACAATTGCATTTGGTATGGAATGAGCACTTGTAAAAACAGTTTTTTGAGGTTCCCCGATTTGCCATAAGTTATTTGGATTACTAATCGTATCTATAAATAAATGTGATAAATTATTTGTGTCATCAAAATTTATATTATAAACAGCATCTCTTTTTTGGCAAAAAACACTTGTAATGCAAAATACAAGTACAATAAAAGTAAATATTTTTTTCATAAAGCTTAGTTGAAACTAAAATCCCCCATACAAAAATATGATTTTATATTTATGTATGGGGGATATTTGGTTTTACTTTAATACACCACCACCTTTTTATTTACAACACTCCCATTTGCAAAAATGCACTGTGCAATATAAACTCCTTTTTTAATTGAATTTAAAGGCAAGCTGCAATTACCATTGCAATTATTCCATTCATGTATTGTTTGCCCCGAAACTGAAATAAGTTTTATTGCTTTTATTTTTTCTGCTCCTGTTATTTGTAACTCCTGCAATTGCCGGTTATATATAATTTGTGGGACTTTATTATTTATTTGTTTATTTG
It encodes the following:
- a CDS encoding T9SS type A sorting domain-containing protein, yielding MKKIFTFIVLVFCITSVFCQKRDAVYNINFDDTNNLSHLFIDTISNPNNLWQIGEPQKTVFTSAHSIPNAIVTDTLYSYPKNNISSFIILDYPAGGFSGEGMTLIGGYYKVNSDTLKDYGTIEFSYDNGTTWVNINDTLYKFYVMYIPPKPVLTGNSNGWIHFSFGVSGLNLLPGAHGDTILFRFSFVSDSIQNNLDGLMYDDFQINDFAGSVEDINSMGINSKIYPNPASTQITIELPKKEEQSIITIYNLNGEELIKQQIKNNKTDVDISELQSGVYFIKIVNNKNVEIKKIIKQ